In Molothrus ater isolate BHLD 08-10-18 breed brown headed cowbird chromosome 14, BPBGC_Mater_1.1, whole genome shotgun sequence, the genomic stretch GTCCACGTGGGCCTCGGTGACCTGGCTGTTGAtgtgcctgcagcccagctccttcaTGGCCTCAGCAGTCTTGGCATAAGGCCACCTGCAagggaacagggaagggaaacCTGGAGTGGGGTGTAGGAGCATCGGGGGGTAGCAGggtcaggatggatggagacgagagatctctgaagccaggtctggaacttggggtttattgcaaagggcctgggggcagggccctgctgggagctgccaggcacagctggagcaggactgagagaagagaggggcagagaggatgagaggggaagagagtgaggttcccattacaatacaataaatcatcttctgtgttgaatattctgattctcacaaaccaatctagtacaagatacaaatcctatagcatttacatacagcctataagaatcattacattaccatactgtgttacattttaaaccctaaaaactcctctttgggccccttctgccaagctggcagggtctgctctgacccttgggcttgtctgcaagcagagggtgttgtttcatcaaaaggggatcaccttcagccggccacaccattgttttctagttgttcagtaactgaggtatctcaaagcttgtttttatttcaatctcacttaaagtttctatattctcaaaatcttttgccaaacaatcatattgataaggctttctTGTTTCCTCTTCCCCAACAGTGGGGAATCTCCTTTATTGCAAATCAAAGGCGACTCTGACAAAGGGGAGAGAGAACGATGCATATGACTccatcatcagaaggctaatgaattaatttattatactatactatgtACATTTCATCTAAATTGAATCTGCCCTGCACTCACTCTTGCTCACAACTGCACAGAACTGCCCTCATCTTTGATTCTCTCGTGACTGTCCCATGACagtcccacacacacacacctgataggccaagggaacaaaacatcctcactttgggtaaacaatctccatattgcattctcctatagcacaacacaggcacagcaagcaAGATAagattgtgttttccttctttgcttgtctcacagcttctctctgttcagagggcatGTGAATACCACACTCCTCCACGCTGTGCTTGGGGAAGGGCCAGAGGGAAGATTCTGTGGTCACTGCACAAAACCTGCTCAGCAGGATCCAAATCTGCTTGAGGACTTTCTCCAGGACTATACAACAGGATAACCTCCTGTTCAAATGAGTTAAACATCTGAAGTAAAGCCAAAATGAGACCTGAAGTTCCACTTTGGATGTTCCACTACCTAATTCTTCCCACTCCAGTGCTCATGTTAATAGGGGCCTGGGATGATTTGGGTGaaaagggacctcaaagcccacccattgccacccctgccatgcccagggacacctcccactgtcccaggctgctccatgctctgtccagcctggccttggacactgctagggatggagcagccacagcttccctgggcaacaaTTAGAATTAAGTTTAGGGTGGGtttttccagcagcttcctCCAAGTTAGAAAACTCCTTCCTAGCAAATCCTATCAACATTCCTTGCCTGCCCTTGGGAGAATCCAGTCACAGCTTCCCTGTAGGACTGAAGACagtttccctccctccttctcttcccaccTCAAGCCTTGGGTAACCATCCTGTTCCTGCCTTGGATCTGCTTAGCTTAGAGTCAGCAAAGGCTTTTCCTACCCTGGCTCTGCGAGGCATCAGGGAggtaaataattaatttaaaagaataaattacatttaaattaatttaaaataaagtgtcTTATTCAAAGCCATCAGAGTTGTGGAAACAAGtcacaaaaatgcaaacagatcAGGTGTTACATCattccttctgctgtgctgagaaAGTATAAAATTCCAGTTTCTACTTTTCCCTGTTCAGTCCCCAAAAGAGCTGGAAGTGCTGAAAGCCTcactggaggcagcagagctgagttcTCAGCAATAGCATTCAGCTCCTTGTGAGCTTCCACCAGCTGGCCAGGATCCCTGGGGACTTCGGGGGACCCTGGTGTGAGTGTCACCAACCCCCCGGTCACTCACTGCTCACACTCCGTGTCGTGTCCCACGGTGACCTCACAGCCCGGGAAGATTttggctgccagcactggggagatGCAGCACAGCCCGATGGGTTTGTGGGCAGCATGGAATGCCCTCAGGACAGCCTCCACCTCTTTGGAGACACTGCAGTTCTTGCCCTGCGTGGCCCAAGTGCTCAGGTTTTTTGCCACCCCGAAGCCAcctgaagaaagagaaacagtTTAGCAGGAGATTATATCCAGGGCAGGATTTTTGCCAGGTGTGGCGTGGTGGAATGCTCAGGTGGATGGGTGGTTGGCAGCATTTGtccagtgtcacagacatcttttatgaaaaatcttttccttaggattttttctcctgagaagctgagaggcctcaggaacaaaatgtaaccaatggttatctgctgctgtggaatgcaacaggtgcatctgtgaccgtgttcacaggggtctgaggacgagggaagagatgaggatctgactccatgtttcagaaggcttgatttattattttatgatatattttatattaaaactatactaaaagaatagaagaaaggatttcatcagaagtctggctaagaatagaataggaaagaatgataacaaaggcttgtgtcttggacagaatctgagccagctgactgtgattggccattaattagaaacaaccacatgagaccaatcccagatgcacctgttgcatcccacagcagcagataaccattgggtacattttgttcctgatgcctctcagcttctcaggagaaaaaaatcctaaggaaaggattttccataaaatgtgtctgtgacagtcCAGAATCAAGAAAAGAACTAAAATTGGCTCTCCCTTccaagccctgctccagcctgtccctcttcaccccacagcccccacacCCTTCCAGGCCTATGGAATGTCTAAGCTGTGGAGAGGCAGATCCCAGACAGTCCTACCTGGGATGATGAGGGCATCCAGCCCCTTGACATCCAGCGTAGCCAGGTCCTTGATGTTGCCTCTGGCTATCCTGGCACTTTCCACCAGGACATTGCGCTGCTCTGCCGTGGGCTGCCCCTTCACGTGGTCCACCACGTGCATCTGGGGGATGTTGGGAGCATAAACCTCAGCCTGCAGTGAGGGGAGAGGCTGTTATCGTTCAGAAACGATGGAGAAAACGTGGAAAGGCACAGGCAGTGAGTGGGAATGCTGAGGGGCTTTCTTGGGAAAGAGCTGGCatggaggaaggagggaagggaggaaggaaactTTCAGTAGTTTGTGCCCAGAACTGCTAGTCTGGGGGGCTGAAGAGTCCATCCATATCCCAACAAATCCCTCTTGCAGGGTGACcacccagagagctgctgtcccACCCCATCTCCCACGGGACTTGGAGTTTCCTCTCCCTACCAACTTGCCCAAAGCCAGagtgtttttctggaaaatgctttcccttcctttagCACTTTCAAGCTCATATGCAGAAATTAAGAGTGGAGGGTGGTGAACAGATTTTGGGACTGTCCcacctgtgcagctctgggccccACAGTTTAAGCAGGATTTAAGGAACACCTGGAAGGAAGGAAcgtcctgtgaggagcagccgAGGACTTTGGAATTATCTAGGTGGGAGACAAAGAAGCTGAGAGGCAACCTCATGGCAGCTTCCCGTGGAGAGGGAGGTACTGAGCCCTGCTCCCTTGCAGCTGAAATATTCCGTTCTATGCTGACCTTAGAAGAGGGATCGAAATGACGCCCGAGTTTCCTCCACTAGAGGCCCCTGGCGATCCAGggatgagggagggagggagggacgggCTCCgagcctgctgggctgggatatggcaggagggaaggactgcaccagctccaggagaggaaTAGGCAAAATTACACGGAGTGGAGAAAACGTCTGGCCAAGGCTCATCCTGGAGCCAACAGCGAGGGCAGGATTGGAATAGTTTGGGATTGGGGGGGCTGGCACGGGAAGGTCACCCCTGTGCCTCTGTGTTCCACACAgcaattcccattcccagaggaACGGCTCCGACCAGACCCGTGGGTGGTTCACAGCTGAGTGAGATGTTCCAGAggctttccttccctccttccccagtcTCACGGAGCGGCTCTCCAGACTTTTAGAGCAGCTGCACCTTTTTTACCACTCAAGTTTAACTCATGAACCCCTGTCTATTCTCTCATCCCTGTAAGCGTCCCACGCGAGGCTGGACAGgctttggagcagcctgggatagtggaaggtgtccctgcccatggcaggagatggGAATAGATGAGCTTCAAAGttcttcccaacccaaaccattctgggattctctgattctatttTCACTTCTCCTCtttgaatgttttaaaaagatGGATTTCAAACAGCCCAAACTGTCTTTTAAACAGAAGtagcaggagagaaaagaggatGTGAAGCCAGAAGCAAAGAGAGAAGGCATTCAGGAAAGTCTGTTGGGGATTTGGATGCAGAGCCCCACACCAATCCCTGTgtacagcacagctgagcagggagctctccACACCACTCCCACTGACTGCAGGcaccgctgctgctgctgcttggctttTGGGGAGCTTGTGTCAGAGACAAGGagggaagaggatgaggagcGGAGCCGGGACAAGGAGCCCGGCAGGACCCTGCCGGTGCCTCTTACCTGAGCCC encodes the following:
- the LOC118698874 gene encoding putative glutamine amidotransferase-like class 1 domain-containing protein 3B, mitochondrial; its protein translation is MAKRVAVVLAGCGVFDGSEIHEASAVLVHLSREGAQAEVYAPNIPQMHVVDHVKGQPTAEQRNVLVESARIARGNIKDLATLDVKGLDALIIPGGFGVAKNLSTWATQGKNCSVSKEVEAVLRAFHAAHKPIGLCCISPVLAAKIFPGCEVTVGHDTECEQWPYAKTAEAMKELGCRHINSQVTEAHVDARNLLVSTSAFMCNAPIHQVHDGIGSMVREVLRLA